The following proteins are co-located in the Haliotis asinina isolate JCU_RB_2024 chromosome 13, JCU_Hal_asi_v2, whole genome shotgun sequence genome:
- the LOC137260144 gene encoding uncharacterized protein, which yields MAKGKVGQGRTGDPTRVRQHRMVLRDYLGAITRNSIRRLARRGGVKRMSKPVYEEVRVVLKKFLDDLIGDVVTYTEYANRKTITVMDVVHALKKQGRVLYGFGG from the coding sequence ATGGCTAAAGGCAAAGTAGGGCAAGGGAGGACGGGTGATCCTACTCGAGTCCGCCAACACAGAATGGTTCTGAGGGACTATCTCGGTGCCATCACCCGAAACAGCATCCGGCGTCTGGCGAGAAGAGGGGGCGTGAAGCGCATGTCCAAACCAGTCTACGAGGAAGTGCGAGTTGTCTTGAAGAAGTTTTTGGATGACCTTATCGGTGACGTAGTGACGTACACCGAATATGCCAACAGGAAGACGATAACTGTAATGGACGTTGTGCACGCTTTGAAGAAGCAGGGGCGTGTTTTGTACGGCTTTGGAGGATGA
- the LOC137260181 gene encoding CBP80/20-dependent translation initiation factor-like: MAGRGRGRGRGLLSSNVTAVAPGSGDYQALLVKLGHIRTAEEEKNKEHNGNQNAKSPSPSPSPSSSSTTTLSDVEEALRSLQVDADESDLKKINQLATDAAKSGEDLKKVAEMIYKKCLGDREFAKSGAIICHLMVGIEVEGTKFRNCILSLLQKDFKDKEEIRKTSSVRFLGFLATLCQVFGHMRTATGELFKPLVSPICESMEMILEQETDTTADECEFLTLQLQAVGKELDDIGSERLGKLMEKVRTKIVNNGTSPRIRCTLLEVLECYCRRFDEPPNDVTRFYCDTMADILSGMVV; this comes from the exons ATGGCGGGACGAGGCAGGGGAAGGGGTAGAGGGCTTCTGTCAAGCAACGTGACCGCAGTCGCTCCTGGAAGTGGAGATTACCAG GCCCTCCTAGTCAAACTTGGTCAT ATTCGAACGGCAGAAGAAGAAAAGAACAAAGAACACAATGGCAATCAGAACGCCAAGTCACCATCACCCTCACCCTCcccatcatcatcgtcaacaACGACGCTCAGTGACGTAGAGGAAGCGCTGCGTAGTCTACAGGTGGATGCAGATGAGTCAGATCTGAAGAAAATCAACCAGCTGGCAACTGACGCGGCTAAGAGTGGGGAAGACTTGAAGAAAGTCGCTGAGATGATATATAAGAAGTGCCTTGGCGACCGAGAATTTGCCAAATCTGGTGCCATCATATGTCACCTAATGGTCGGGATTGAAGTGGAAGGAACGAAGTTTAGGAACTGTATATTGTCACTACTGCAGAAAGATTTTAAAG ATAAAGAAGAGATCAGAAAGACTTCTTCTGTAAGATTCCTGGGATTCCTGGCCACACTGTGCCAAGTGTTTGGGCACATGCGGACGGCGACGGGGGAGCTGTTCAAGCCTCTCGTCAGCCCCATCTGTGAAAGTATGGAAATGATCTTAGAGCAGGAGACAGACACAACAGCTGATGAGTGTGAATTCCTCACATTGCAG TTGCAAGCTGTTGGTAAAGAGCTGGATGACATCGGCAGTGAAAGACTCGGAAAACTCATGGAAAAAGTCAGGACAAAGATAGTGAATAACGG CACATCTCCACGGATACGGTGTACTCTCCTCGAAGTCCTGGAATGTTACTGCCGGAGGTTTGATGAGCCTCCAAATGACGTCACTCGTTTCTATTGTGATACAATGGCTGACATTCTGTCCGGGATGGTTGTGTGA